In the genome of Lathyrus oleraceus cultivar Zhongwan6 chromosome 4, CAAS_Psat_ZW6_1.0, whole genome shotgun sequence, the window tgcttatctcaatgcctaaaaaACCATGTTTAACATTGTCATCCATACCTTGTGATTGCCATTGTACTTATGCCATATTTTGTGCCATAATGTTAATGCATATTCAATCTTGTTATTTTTTATATCCAAGAGAAAAGAATCATGACATTATTGTCATTTTGCGTGTGTGTGTTCATCTGTATTCTATACAACTTTGCTTCCCCTTAATCCAAAAACTTCTAGATACAATCTTAGGTTCCCCTCAATTTAAACCTTAGGATTCTAtctctctctccttcttataaccactttcataataaactttgacttaggtcattgtttctccttttatttcttaatcaaatgcttcaaaacacttaagcatattcaaagatcttttcataagacctaaaagacacaaacttaattcaaacccttttgccactttggcttttccatgtttaaaactttttcataaaaggattagacatgagtcatccccaattgagatttaaatctcctaccccataacattgttgagattgatattgattcttttccatttggaagaggtatgtggcacacttgttgattctatatccaagtgagagcccttctttcaatttaatgcaaagatctatcttccacatgtttgtggtggtttaaatgggagttttctccttaagatgacaatttgtctctttctcataaaatcaaccccaacaaatctcttcttacttttgaacccgaactacaaggttttgatccttcacgggtacgtaggcataagactcaatgtctttccaaatcatcaaacaataaaaaatgttctttttctcatctccccaatcaaatagcaaacaattttaaaccaaacacatatatttaaaaggttcctgtagagtactacagatgattaggatgttaataccttcccttttcataacacacccccgtacctttagaatctcaccccccccccctttttgcttagcttaagtttaatcttctagctttgcatatatatattggatttatttttgaatcttttccccttcccttggataaattaaagttcgatggtgatattttgattcatgagtcaagtctaatCAATAGCTTGGTCTCCGATTCTTCACCGCGACAGGATGAAACTATTATGATGAATAAAGTGTTAAAAATTGTGATTAATTGATAAAATTGTGTGTTAATCGACAAGTATATGATGTTGTAAGGATAATCAATTTGAGGGTTTGGGCTAGAAAATCGGAGTTCTTAACTAAACTTCATAGCAAAACACGAATTTTGTTTCTATAACATAGGTGACAAGCGTCACCTGTGTGGCGACCTGGTCGTCATGCGCCTTAGGAAGCTGACGGGTGTGTCAGTTGTCTAACGGGGAGACTGTCATAGTCTCCAGACAAGCATCGAGCCTTGTTGATCGTTATATGGGGTGACTGTTGATGGAAAAGGGTGATAATGGGCGTCACCCATGTGACGAGTTACGGTCATCGTGTCAGTGGATGTGTTTTGACCTACTGAGTTTGATTTTTGATGTTGTTTTGTCGTGCATCGATGTTTGACTGTTGTTTGGTGTGTTTTGATGAATTTTGGTTGATTAATTGAATTATTTGATTAATCTAATGATGTTGAATTATGTTGATGATGAGATAATTATGTGATAAACATATACTTGAGATTGCGGTATGTAGTCCAGTTGTGATGACTACTTTGATGTTATTATTTACAGTTAGATGTGGAACTGTAAATCTATCGTTGAGTTGTTGTGATTGTGCACTATATTGTACATGCATCATATGTTGTCGTTTATTTGAAAGAGGTGAGTCACAAGTTCAGATGTTGGGACTAGTGATTTTTCCGGAGTTCATATGAGGTGGTTTGGTGCTCAGATGTTGGGATCCATTTCGTATGAAGAACCTTTGTTGAATTGGTACTACATGTATGATTTGAGTCTTTGTTGCATTGCATTACATAAAGGTTGTGCAGATGAATTATTTTTGGTGTTGTTGAGTATTGTTGTATTTATTGTAATTAAAATGTATGAAAGTTGATATTTTGCATTTAGGATACCCTTGCGTTCTTTTGTACCACAATATAGTGTGAGTGTATCTCACCCCTTTATTTTGTTGTGGTGTTCTGTGCTCCTTCTTGGGATATAGACAAGTAGGTAGATGAGTAGTTGCTGCTTTAAAGCTGAAGGATGGCATTGAGGTTATTCTTCCTTTCCAGTTTTATGTATTTTAAATTGTCGTTGCTTTGATCTGTAACACTGGCGGACAAACGTGAGATTAAATGTTAGAATTTCTAATTTGAAGTTGCTTTGATGTTGAAGGCACATTGCCCTGATtgagtttaattttaaataaaagTTATATTTGAACTTATTTAATTGAGTAATTGTTTTTAATGATTAAGTTCATTGCGATAAGTATAAGTAAAGGAGGGCATGTGATGACAAGTGTTTtgaaataaatattttattttaataaatattacATAGTAGGTTGAATATGAAGATTGTGTGACATCATATATGAAGTAATTGTTTATAATCGATTTATTCGGTATATTTTCGAGTAGgggttttagggtgttacatcTTACACCGGACAATTTTATTAAGCTCTGATTTAGAAAAGAAAACTTTTTTTTAAATTGGTCTTTTTAGGAACAATCTATTAAGCTCCGATTTTCAATCCAAACAAATGTTCACTTGCATGGGATGTGGTCCGATAAAAAGAATTGTTGTATTGCAGTATTTTTCTAGAATTAGATGCATTCAAATTTTAATATTCGAAAAATACTAAAGAATTTCTTCAAATTTCCATAACATTTGAGAGAACTAATAAGGGTACAATGAGTCTTCCTTAAAAATCATATGATCGTAATAGCATCATTCAATAGACAGTCCGTGGTGATCTAAAATTTCATGTATTATACAAATAACATTTAATTTGATGGATTaaaattttttaattataaatgGAAAATATGAATATTACTCTAAAAAATTATTCTTTCATAAGTACATTTTATAAGTATTTAAGAATCAGTTTAAATATAATTTAGCCTTCATTCTATCCTATTCTTAACAACTAATCTCATCCAAAGGATTGATAGTATGTAGAGTGATAAGAATATTATTTGAAATAAGTTAGTTAATAAAATAGTTTTGACATTGTAAATAGATTATAGTAAGAGTATTGTGATAAGGTTAGAATAGATAACAGTTAGTGATGCATGACCGAAGCATATGGTAACCCCAAAACTTAGGAGTTTCCCACATTCTATTTTGTCTCTAACAGAATAATCACTTTTGAACAGAATCTCCTCCAAACATGTGTCCACTTTTACTCAGTCTTTCCATCCCCAACAGATCCATACATTAATATAGACTCTTGTTTTCATCACACACCTTCAAAACTCATTCATTCTGGATCATACTTAGTTGTAGTTTCTTCCAACATCTTTCTCACTGGGTGGTGGAAAGAAATAGTAATAATAATGACCCTTAAGGGTGGGACAACACAGGCTTGTGCGGCATGCAAATTCCAGAGAAGAAAGTGCACAACTGAGTGCCTTTTAGCTCCGTTTTTCCCTGCAGATCAACCTAAGATATTCCTTAATGTCCACAAACTATTTGGAGTTAGCAACATTGTCAAAATACTTAAGTTCCTCGAACCTGGCCAGAAGAAACCCGCCATGGATTCTATTATCATGCAGGCTAATTATAGAGATAAGTATCCTGTGCATGGATGTTGGGAGGAAATTTGCAGGCTACAATATCAAATATGGATGTTGGAAGAAGAACTTCATGCTGTTTATCAGCAGCTTGAAATTTGTCGACAACAACAGCACCAACAGTTGCCTCATGATGATGTCACTTCGCAGTTGGAATTGGGAATGGGACCGCGTTCGTCAAATGCGCTCGCGCTCTTTAATAACACTCCGCAGCCGCAGAATTACAACACAGTGGCTGCTCCTTTGTCTGTGTCTCAACAGCATTCTTACTCCAACAGCAATAGTGTGGATTATAATAACTCTCCTCTCTATATGGATTCGAAGGATAATGTTACGAATCCGAATTTGTGGCTTCAGTACCCTTACACCAATAACAATGGCAATTCAATAACAATGCAACCTCATCAGTTGATTGCCTCGGAGTCACAACAGCCACTGTCATCTGTTCAACAAGGAGTTGTTGAAGATAATTATGATGAAATGCATTCGTTTTTTGATACGGTTGATGATAGGCAATCATACATTTATTCTAAGGAGGCTTATGAATCAAGGTAGATTTATCAATTCATTATGACATGATTATTAAGCACATGGTAGAAGCGAAACCTACAATACTTTTTTTCTCTTCTATATGAATATCCATATATAGGTTCACTCAATCAGAGGTACTCTTGTTTGAGGTTTGTACCTATTGGTTCAAATGTAAGTGATTTGTACACATATGAATAGGTAAAATCTTAGATTTTACGAGAGGTTTTGGATGGAGATACAGTGTCTTCCTCTCTTGTGATTATGAAGCATTGGTCTCGTTGTTACTCTCGACTTCTCTTAATTCCtccaacaattggtatcagagtatAGTTCGTTTATAGGAGATGGGAACTCACAATTCTAAGAGAGATTGTTAACTCAAGTGTGAGTGATTGAATTCAACGTCATCTATGAAAGGATAAAAATGTTGGATTTGTAAGAGAGATGACTTATATATATAATGTCTAAAGGTTTTTGGTGGAGATATGACATTTCTCCTCTCTTGTAGTTATGAGCATTGACTTCCGACTTTTCTGAACTCCCCGACAAATACAATTTTGTATAAAATGAGTTTAAAAGTTTAATATTGAAAGTATATATAGTAGGAAGTTGAGAATCATTTGCATATATATTCGGGGCAGGATCAATTGACGCCTATTTCTCAAACTTAATAATGTATGACAATGAGATACATAAAAATTAACGAAATGAAAATGCTTATTTTTTATGCTGTATATCTCTGCTTGCAGTTCAGAAGAGTCATTGAAAGACACAAGAAAGTGCACAGAGCATGTTTCTGAGAATGAACTGAAGAGTGCTGCTGCTTGTTTCAGCCTTACCAGTGTCAACTGATCAGTACTGTGTTTGCCATCCTTCCTTCcacaaaaagaaaaaatgaagtGGGTTTCATTTTTCCATTCCTTGTTGGATTTTTTTTTGGTAATCTTGTCATAGTTGAGTTTCCAATCATGCACTTGTCAAAATATCAAATAGAAGCAGATACCTCTTCAACTGTCTATCAAATTTTGTTGGTTATATTGAGAAGGCAGAGAATAATACCTAGATAGGACATTTTTCATCAATTTATACTGAATATTTGACTGTTCTTACATGATAGATCATCATAATGTTAATTGCATAACTTTGGATCACCTTTATAGAATCTCTATTAATGGTTTGGTTTATAGTATTTCTTTCTAATCTTGTGTTATACATCTAATTATGTAGTACTGTAACTAAAATGAAAAGGATGCAAATAAAGCACCATATTAATATCATTCAATCAGAGTATCTTACAACATCAGTGAATAAAAGATCACTGTTACTAGTTGAATTTTCATTTTAGGTGAGGTGCGATTAAAGATGAGAAAATGTAGagttttttttctttcattttttagTATGAACTATTGATCTTAAAGACCAAGTTACAAGAGATTTTATATGATTACTATCCTGCACACGCAGTGGTGTTAACTTATACAGTTGATAACAAACAGATAAAATTTTATATGGAATTACTTTTACATTATAATTTAGAAGGACTATTCTGACATAAGCGAAGATCTaaaaatttaaaaacaaattatgatcTAATATTTAAATACAAAGAAGCTAAGAGAGGCAAATATCTATGCTCACACACACTTGAATAATCATAAAACTCTGGTGTTGTAGGAACCACAAGAAATGCATTTATGGTAAAGCCAGTGGAAGGGAGCTGCTCCTTTCTTTTCACAGTCATTACATAAAATAACCTGCAGTTATAGGTTCAATTAGAGTATACATTGGGAAAACAATACAAAATCTGAGGTTTAATTTGAGACGAGAAATAAGAAAAACAGCTGACTAGCCTGAGTTTGACCCAAAAACTCGTCAGACATTTTCTCCTCGGCCAATAATGCATCTAGCATCCTAAAATAAACCTGCGAGTCATTTTGATAGCTTTAGAGAGATGATTTCTTTAAAGATAAATGGAGTACCAATGACAAAAATTAAGATCCAATTCATCTTGGGTAGCTGCTCAAGAGTTTTCAAGTATGTGATTGTGAAATGACAAAGGGATTTGAAAATGATAGATGAACTGAAACACAAAATAGTTGAAAAAACAATCGCCTATGCTATCAAAATCTATGTTTCAAATGCATAGCTTCTCGTCCCTGTGGAATTTCAAAATCCTTGACAGATCTAAATATTCTCAGCTATAAATTACAGCTATAATGCAACTAATATGTAGTAACTACCAACTCCTAAAATCATAATTCGTTAGTTTATGTAAATCTTTTGGTGATTTGGTCATATTCAATTAGAGAAACCTATTCCCTTAAATTAGAAATAGTTATTGTTAGAGTATCTGAATAATATGTCACCGCATTTTTTTTTGTCATGAAACTATAGTTTATGTAAATCTTTATTGTATTATAATATATAGTAAAATATCTTAACTGATCTCTTGGAATTGGTTTCCACATTTCcttattttcacaattttcttTTTTAATTGATCAGTACTCCATAAATCTAGTATAAATATAAATAAGAATGTGTATCATCTTTGTAACATACCACTCATAACAATATCAAcataatttttttattttgaatattCTTTTTTCTCCCACTACAATGTAACATACCACTCATAACAATATCAACATCTAATTTTTTCATTTTGAATATTCTGTTTTCTTCCACTACAATTAAAAGGCAATCCTATAGTGTAACCATTATAATCATCAGATTGCAAGCAAGCTTCTAGTAAAATCCTCAGTACATATGTAGCAATGTATGTGATGAGACATATATAATCATTACCATGGTAAAATATATTTGCAGCAATATGAAATGAACAATATATCTTAATATAGGACATGTGATGACAAATATTGACTGACCTGCATGTCTCCAAGTGACTTGCTACATATTGGGCAGGTATAGTTAAAGCAAGTATATTCCTGGAAGTCCACAACAAATGCTTCTAAAGTTATCTTTGTTTTTGCCAAATGATTTTGGGGAAAAAACTACGAAGAAGTACCTGAAAACATGTTGAGTGCATCACATGACCACATGGGAGGGCTTTTACTGGAGAGCAGGATGTGAAGATATATTCATGACAAATCGGACAGTTTTCCTCTAAAGATTTCTCTCTGCATGTATGTATCATAAGAGAACGGGACATACAAGCATTGCAATTCATGCAATGAAAAAAGTCAACACCCAAACCCTTTCCAAGTCGGCATAAGTTACAAAAGGGACAGTGGTAAATTTTCCTGCTAAAAAAACGCAAGAGTTTTAGCCAAGATAATTTTAAAGGTATGCAAGATAAGATGACAGACATGACCTTCATGTATCTGATCATTTTTCATAATAAAGAAAGAACTTGGAATTAGTCAAATTAGGCCCCATTTTCAATTCTCAATGCCATATCCATTACATATTATTTTGGATGACAACAAGGTAAAAAGGTCATCCTACCATAAGTTTCTGAAACCTGCCTTCCATAGGTATGAAAAACATTAAGATGCCATATTATTCACTCTTAGTCCTAGGGACTAGCTACTATTAGCTGGCCCAAGGGAATTCCATAACTAAATTTACCTACAACCTATAAAATTGCTCATTTATCGATTTCCACCCACCTGACATTCTCACATTTTATAAAACTCTTTTTGTGTATAAAGGCCTAATTACATCATTAGTTCTAGAAATATGACTTTATACACCCTTAACTATAGTAGTGGAGCTCtcaattttatttttttgagAAATAGAGAGGGTCCCTAGCCGTCAAATATTGTCCCCCAGGAATGTTTAGGCAGTCCGTTCTAAATCCTATTGTAACTGAAACACCAATACATTTGCAATGTATTTATGTTACAGATGTCATTTAACTAGTTATCATCTCCTTGATAGACTCTAACTATCTCCTCAAATTATGGTATTTATATCATAAGTAAGACATTAGCGTGTAAGTCTGGGACACAACTTCTCTTACACTATTGCAAAATTTTATGGGATGAGTATTTTAAGAATTCCACCAATGGATTGAGAGTAAATAAATAGATATGCTTCTCTAAAATAAAGTCAAAAGTTTGTTTATAAAAAGACCAGTTAAGATACATTACCTTTCATCTTCAAATAATTTGCAGATCCTGCAGTAATATTTTGCCATGGATAAATTACGGCAAGAAACTGATGAGCATGTGGCATTGATTGGTTGAATCACCAAGCACTTCATACACATCATCATTGTAATAGATTTTCTACATATATTTAGGCAATCCATCAAATATGAATTATGAAAATTTGAATTCCTCTATTCaaaaaataaaacataaacaGAGCACATTCTACTCTTACCTGTCAATTAAATGATCTGATACCTCATCATGGCAATGTATGCAAGCATGAAGTTCATTGCAACAGGGAGCAAAAAGCTTACAGTTTCTCTTGTAGTGTTTGCAGCCATAGATTTGTTTGAGAGGGTCCTTGTAAGATGGATGTTTCCCAGGGAATTCCAGCCCATCGCTTTTGATATTGACTTCCATAGAAGAAATCTTCTGACTAATAATCCAACGGCTGAAAATATGTGGAAAGCTATGTTAAAAACCTGAAGTCTATCGCTATCATAGGCTTGGAATAGGTGAACGACAGATGCAATTTGTCGTGCAGGAATACAGTCTTCTAAAAAAATTGTATGATAATTTCTAGCAATTAAATATCAATGGTTTGCAACATCACACTTAAATAAACCACAGACATTCATATACAACTATGAAGGATGCATTTCATACTCATGGTGTTCTATGGTTTACTGCTTTCTAGTAGGGCTGTGGACTCAAATATAGTACAGGTCTGATCCAAGATGAAGAAGGCTTACATGTTGGTTTTTTCTAGTCACACTCCAAAAATATTTGGTTACACCCAAATAGGTTACGTGGACTTAAGCTTAAAACCTACCTGAATTAAATTCATGTATAAAAGGTTCATTTTTTGGGTGTGGGTGGATATTTTAGGGGTGCAACTAAAAGAAATCTCACATGTTTAAATGTGCAGGCTCGGGCCACTACAGATGAACTGCAATCAGGAGGAAAACATGTAGGTGTCAAGGGATTGACTAAAAAATAGATCTTGGTATAGAGGATAGGTTAGTTACAGAAAGAGAGGGTAGATGAGAGAGAATATAGGAGCTACAGACAAAAATGTAACAGAATGAGAGAGATATTCTGTTCAGTTTTATTTCAGCATTTAACTCCGGAGAAGTGTTATTATGCCTGGTTTGGAGGGGACTTTCAGCTCTTTCCTTTCACTGTAATCTTCAACAGAATACCCCTTTATAGATAGGAACTGTTTCCTATAACCTTCTAAAATTAATAATAAGGAAAACAAGCAAGATTACATAACCTTGGGGTTAATATATGTTAAAATTAGCTTATATTACATTGAAAAATACCTGTCAAAACTGTCTACGTccttattattttattaaaaaaagaaaaataagttGAATCTAAACATAGCAATTGTATTGTTTACTGTCACTAAAATTGACTAGCAAAACAATTGTTTACTGTCACTAAAATTGACTAGCAAAACAATTAAGGCAATACTCTTAAATTGTTACTCAAAAATACGAGGAGAAAAAACATAATTGTTCGCAGCCAACTACCCAAGAGCTTCGTTGTTAGGTATGGGCACATTATGGTTTTTTATTACATTTATAACAAAAAAACATTAGGAAAATCATAAGTAAGACCAACCTCGTAAGTAGACTCTGTATTATGTATGACTTATTCTGAGGATCTAGGCAAGAGTCACGAGACACCCTTCTTATTACCCTCTCCAGATCATCTTGACTCAATTTCAGAAGTCGGTCATAATGCCCAGACTTGTCCAAATCAAAATGTTGAAAAGACCTACTTGTCAAAATGCCCATTGGTTTTACTTCATTGCAGGTATGTTTCTTAATATCATGAAACTGATTTGTGCATTTTGAACATTGACTATAATTTTGTGCTGCATTAGTA includes:
- the LOC127073856 gene encoding LOB domain-containing protein 27; the protein is MTLKGGTTQACAACKFQRRKCTTECLLAPFFPADQPKIFLNVHKLFGVSNIVKILKFLEPGQKKPAMDSIIMQANYRDKYPVHGCWEEICRLQYQIWMLEEELHAVYQQLEICRQQQHQQLPHDDVTSQLELGMGPRSSNALALFNNTPQPQNYNTVAAPLSVSQQHSYSNSNSVDYNNSPLYMDSKDNVTNPNLWLQYPYTNNNGNSITMQPHQLIASESQQPLSSVQQGVVEDNYDEMHSFFDTVDDRQSYIYSKEAYESSSEESLKDTRKCTEHVSENELKSAAACFSLTSVN